The DNA segment TGCTGAAATGGGGCGTGGTCGAGGTGCGCGGAGTAGGCCGTACCCGGCGGGTCTACTGGACGGTCCCACCTCGAGAAAAGACCGTCCGCTGCCGCACAGCGCAGAGCGCCCGAGCATACGTGAAAAAGGCTATCGCACGGAGGGTTAACCATCGGTACGAACGGCTAGCAGACAATGTGCCCATCCGGCGGCGACCTGCACGCGCGAGCGTCGAGTTCGCTCGGGCTCTCGCCACTATCTTGTTTGTCGACATCGTGGGTTCGACCGCGAAAGCCGCGCGGCTCGGCGACCGTCGCTGGACGGAAGTGCTTAATCACTACTACGCGGCAGTTCGCGGAGCGCTTCGCGCCAACCGCGGCACAGAAATAATCACCACCGGCGACGGGATGCTCGCCACCTTCGAGACGCCAACCGCGGCAATTCGATGCGCGTCCGCGATCCGTCATGCCGTCCGCACGCTGGGTCTGGAGATCCGAGCCGGGCTGCATACCGGCGAATACAAAATGATGGGGAACGACGTCGTCGGCATTGCTGTACATATCGGCGCACGAGTAGCTGCCATGGCGGGCGCCAGCGAAGTAATGGTCTCGAGCGCGGTGAGGGACCTGGTGGACGGGTCGGCAATCAGATTCAAGGACCGAGGTGTTCACAAGCTCAAGGGAGTGCCCACCGGGTGGCGGCTCTACCTGGTCGAGTCATAACCGGGTATTTTCACGCGCGGTGATGCCAATCTTTTCCCCGCCGAAGTCAGCAAGGGCACCCGGCCACGCTCAGCTCGTCACCTTTTGCTTCGAGTTCCAGGCGGTCGAAAACCCGCGTTACCAGGCGACCGCGGATTCTCTTTCCCGCGACTGGTCAGGGCCACGATGAGTGAGTAAATTTACTAGTGGATTAAGACCTTTCGATGGACTGGTTCAGTAAACGAGACGATCACGACCACCATCGCGCGACCCGCGGCGGACAGCGTCCCTCGGTCAGCGAAATATCCGATGAGTTGCTAGTCGGCGAATATCCCACCCGCGGCGACATCGAATGGCTCAAAGACACCTACAACATCGCTGCGGTACATAACCTTCAGGACGATGACGACCTACGCCACAACGGCCTCGACCTTAAGCAGCTGCGGGCCGAGTATGATGCTCGGGGCATCCGGTTTCGGCGCACACCGATTCAGGATGGCAGCGCTGACGCGATGGCGGACCGGCTCGCAGTCGCCCTCGCCGACCTACGCGAGCTGGTCGATGCGCATGGCCGGGTTTATCTGCATTGCAACGGTGGATTGAATCGGGCCCCTACCCTTGCCATCGCCTTCCTGCGCGCCCATCGGGGAATGTCTCTGGAGGAGGCGCTGGCGCTGGTCAAGGCGCGGCGGGCGTGCGGACCATTCATGACGGTGCTCGAGGACTATTTCGGGCCGCGGGATTTCAAGCCGGATCGATGAAATGAGCGCCGCGGCGGGAACCTTATCCGGACCGATACCGAGGCATAGACTTCTCACCGCCTTCGCTTGGGGTGTGCATCTGTACACCGCGCTCGGCGCCGCTGTCGGACTGCTAGCGATCTACTACGCTTCCGGGGGCGATTTTCGTGCCTCGTTTCTCGCGATGGCGGCCGCGACCCTTATCGATTCCAGCGACGGACCCTTGGCCCGCTGGATGAAGGTCAAGCAGCGCATACCCTCCTTCGATGGCACCCTCCTCGACAACATCGTCGACTACCTCACCTACACAGTCGCGCCGGTCTTTCTGATGATCGAAGCTGCCATCATTCCCTCTACCCATCTAGGCCTGTTGCTCGCGTGCTTCGTGATGCTCGCGAGCGTTTATGGTTTTTGCCAAACCAACGCCAAGACCCCGGACCATTATTTCCTGGGCTTTCCCAATTACTGGAACCTTGTGGCCTTCTATCTCTTCTGCCTGGATGGATCAGCGATTTTTAACTGGGCAGTCCTCGCGCTGCTCGCGGTGATGGTCTTCATTCCGATCCGTTATATATATCCAAACCGCACCATTCCGCTGCGGCCGGTGACTCTCACACTCGGAATAATCTGGGCGGTAGTGACCCTGGTGATGCTGTTCGAGCTGCCCGTGGTCAATCCAATCCTGCTTGCGGTTTCGCTCAGCTTTATCGCCTATTACCTGGTCGCCTCTTTCGTTCTGCACGCGCTCGCGCTGCGAGTTCGCCCGGCGGTAGTGCCGGTCGTCGAATGAGAGCGGTGACGGCATCGATCGCCGCGCCGGAGCCGTGGCTGGAAATAATCGAGGGGGGATCCCCCTTCCTTCTGATCGCTCCCCATGGCGGGCGTGCCGGAAAAGCTGCACAGGCAACCCTTCATCCCAAGGTCAACGACCTTCACACTGCTGAAATCACTCGCGAACTGGCGGCGCGCCTCGACGCATCCGCGCTTATCAATTCTGCGATGGACCGTAACCTCATCGACTGCAACCGCATCCCGCAGCTCGCGGAACGGGCTCCCTGGGTGTTGGAGATTATCGCCCAGCACCTGGCCGTGATGGTGGAGCGCTTTGGTCGCGCCACGGTGCTGCTCGTTCACGGATGGAACATCATCGAACCAAGGGTCGATTTTGGACTCGGCGTGCGCACCTATGGACGGGAGCTTCGACCGGCGGGTTCGGCACGGGTTTCCGCCAGCGACGATTTTATCAACGGTCCGCTGCTCTCACTTGCGAGGAACCTGCGCGCCGCCGGAATCACTCCGACTTTTGGGCTGCGCTACCCAGCCGGCGGCATCCACAACTTGGTCCAGGCCTTCACCGAACGGCATCGCGAAAGTCCGCTAACTCCGCTCAGCCGTATCTCCGCCATCGCGGCACAGGGACTGGTGGATGCGGTTCAGCTCGAGTTGTCGGTTTCGGTAAGATTGCTCGGCCCGCCTCGCCAACGATGTGTGGAAGCCATAGCCGACACTTTCTCCGGCCAGCCGCAAGCCACTGCCCCGTCCGATTCGAATCTCTCAGTCGTTCGCACGCCGCTCGCTTCACGCCGTGTTTCGACGACCGCGCCAGTGCGGGTCGGGATGGAATTCTTTGACGCCGCGTCAGGGATCGGCGCGATGGCCAGCTTTGATCTCGGTACGCCCGGCTTCGGCGCGCGAATCATGATGGTGCTGGGGGAGCGGCGCGTAATTCTTTGCACTTGCGAAGGCACCACCAGACGCGACGCCGACCGGCTTTCGCTCGGACCTCTTTCCCTGGTAATTCGCGGGAGCTCGCTGGTCCTGGAGTTCGCGGGCACCGCGGTGGTGGTCCCGGACGGCTCGACCTATTTGAGCATCGAGCGCGCGCTCGCGACCGGCATCCTGGATCCACACGCGCGCGTGACCCTGCAGCTGCCGCTCTCCGGCGACGGTCTAGATCCCTCAGCTCTGTTCGGCCACGGAGCGTTCGACAGCGCAGCGCGAAATATCCCGCCCGTGTTTTCCATCGCCACGGGCGAGGCTACCCTGGAAGGTCGGCGCTACAGCCTGCGAGCGAGCACGCGCGCCGGGGTTTCGTTTACCGGCCTCGGCTCCCAGAAGTTCAACGAGCGCAGGATGATCTGGGCACTATTCCACGGAGACGATCAGGCTCCGGATGCAATTGAGCTGCGTCGCGTCGATGGCGATAGCGAACAGCAGATCGCGCGATTGTTCTCCGATGGTAAATGGTCGACATTGACCCTGAGCAGTCTTGCAATCGAAGCCGGCGCGCCAGAGTTAATGCCGCACCGGCTCGAAGCCACAGTCGCCGCGAGCGCCGGAGATTCTTTTAATCTGCTCGGAACGCCGGTTGCTTTTGTTCCACTTTCACGCCCGGGATTGAATGGCAGCCGAATCTACACCTCGCTCGGATTCGGGACTTTCAAATTGGGTACCCGCTCCGCATCGGGCATGTTCGAGTATTCTCGCCGGGTGGAGCCAGCCTCGGCGAACGATGGAGACGGCGGCGACTCAGACAGCGATTAGTGGGGTGGCGGAGCGCTCAAAATCCTGCCCGGCTTAAAGGGCGCAGTTGGGCACTATGCTCGACGCTGTGCGGCGGCTAGACGCTCGATGGTCGTGGCAATCTCACTCAACAGCTTCGCCAACGGGCTGTCGGCGAATTCATGAATGAATAGCCTGCCGCGATCGGACGCTTCGGCAAGGCGCGGATCGAACGGAAGGCGTCCGATCACCGGCAGTTCCAGGTCACTCGCAGCGCCCGCGAGATTGCCCTCGGGCATCAGTGGGCGCACTGCACGGCATCCGTCGCAGTTGAAGCCCGCCATGTTCTCGATTAGTCCGACCACCGGGACGTCGATACGACGCGCCACCCGCACCGCCTGCTGAGTCGCTTTGACCGATTGCGCCGAGGAATGGCTCACCATCACGATCCCATGCGGCTGCACCATGCGCGCGACCGCGTACAAGTCCTCAATGCCGGGAGCAAGGTCGATCAGCACGAAATCGAGCGACCCCAACCGCGCCTGGGTTAGCATCTGAAACAGCGCATCCGACTCCCTGGTTGCGGTCGGCCGGGCCCGGGGCGTCGGCTGAGGCTCATTTTCGGGCTCGACAAACGCGACCGGCGGCGGCTCGGCGTTGGCGAGCAGATCGCTTGAAACCACGCGCAACCCGTGGGGTCCGGCCGCGGGTTCGATACCTTCCACCAGCGGCAACCCGCGCGGCTGCTTCATGCCCAGCATCCCGATGATACTGGGGGAGTTCAGGTCGGCGTCCACGATCGCAACCTTCTTGCCGCGACGCGCGAGCGCCGCCCCTACATTTGCCGTGATTATGCTCTTGCCCACGCCGCCCTTGGCGCTGGCAATGAGCAAAGTGGCTCCGATTTCGGCCAGGTTTTCCCGGATGCGATCGGAGCGGCTCTCGGGGCGGTACGTTTCGCCCGAATCCGCGCCGTCTGCGAACTCGCTGAAGATTCTCATCTCGGCCATCGGAAATCAGTGGCGTCAGACCGACCACCGCTTCCCCCCAAACTGCTTTGTCCAGAGTGATGCCCCACGATCATACGCGCGAGCACCGGCAGACGCATCCCAGCACGTAGGCAGCGGCTGCTGGGGGCCTTTGCCGCTCTCTCAAGCGCTCTCCTCGTCCGCATCGGTCGAGCCGATCTTGCGATAGGTATTGCGCTCGTCATCGTAGCGCCGCTGGCTCTTCGCCTCGCGCTCCTGATCCTGCTGGCAATCGCGGCACAGGCGGGTAAATGGCATCGCGTCGAGCCGTTCCTCGGCGATGTCGAGTCCGCAGGACTCGCACACCCCGTAGCTCCCATCATCCAGCCGTTCAAGTGCGTCGTCGATCTGCTTGATCTTGATACGCTCGCGATCGGAGAGGATGAAATTGATCTCACGGTCGCGCTCTTCGGACGCGAGATCGTAGGTATCCATTCCCTCGTCTTTGTTGCCCTCGCGTTCGGCACGGAGTTCCGAGTCGATTTCGCTGAGCAACTTGCTTTTCACGTCCTGGAGATGCTCACGCACCTTGGCCAGGAATT comes from the Candidatus Binataceae bacterium genome and includes:
- a CDS encoding adenylate/guanylate cyclase domain-containing protein encodes the protein MAKFLRIGVHHSNVSGYTSKAWSVRRIGSTVLLKWGVVEVRGVGRTRRVYWTVPPREKTVRCRTAQSARAYVKKAIARRVNHRYERLADNVPIRRRPARASVEFARALATILFVDIVGSTAKAARLGDRRWTEVLNHYYAAVRGALRANRGTEIITTGDGMLATFETPTAAIRCASAIRHAVRTLGLEIRAGLHTGEYKMMGNDVVGIAVHIGARVAAMAGASEVMVSSAVRDLVDGSAIRFKDRGVHKLKGVPTGWRLYLVES
- a CDS encoding TraR/DksA family transcriptional regulator, giving the protein MAKKAAPASRKKFLAKVREHLQDVKSKLLSEIDSELRAEREGNKDEGMDTYDLASEERDREINFILSDRERIKIKQIDDALERLDDGSYGVCESCGLDIAEERLDAMPFTRLCRDCQQDQEREAKSQRRYDDERNTYRKIGSTDADEESA
- a CDS encoding CDP-alcohol phosphatidyltransferase family protein, which produces MSAAAGTLSGPIPRHRLLTAFAWGVHLYTALGAAVGLLAIYYASGGDFRASFLAMAAATLIDSSDGPLARWMKVKQRIPSFDGTLLDNIVDYLTYTVAPVFLMIEAAIIPSTHLGLLLACFVMLASVYGFCQTNAKTPDHYFLGFPNYWNLVAFYLFCLDGSAIFNWAVLALLAVMVFIPIRYIYPNRTIPLRPVTLTLGIIWAVVTLVMLFELPVVNPILLAVSLSFIAYYLVASFVLHALALRVRPAVVPVVE
- a CDS encoding P-loop NTPase; the protein is MRIFSEFADGADSGETYRPESRSDRIRENLAEIGATLLIASAKGGVGKSIITANVGAALARRGKKVAIVDADLNSPSIIGMLGMKQPRGLPLVEGIEPAAGPHGLRVVSSDLLANAEPPPVAFVEPENEPQPTPRARPTATRESDALFQMLTQARLGSLDFVLIDLAPGIEDLYAVARMVQPHGIVMVSHSSAQSVKATQQAVRVARRIDVPVVGLIENMAGFNCDGCRAVRPLMPEGNLAGAASDLELPVIGRLPFDPRLAEASDRGRLFIHEFADSPLAKLLSEIATTIERLAAAQRRA
- a CDS encoding dual specificity protein phosphatase family protein translates to MDWFSKRDDHDHHRATRGGQRPSVSEISDELLVGEYPTRGDIEWLKDTYNIAAVHNLQDDDDLRHNGLDLKQLRAEYDARGIRFRRTPIQDGSADAMADRLAVALADLRELVDAHGRVYLHCNGGLNRAPTLAIAFLRAHRGMSLEEALALVKARRACGPFMTVLEDYFGPRDFKPDR